In Arthrobacter sp. QXT-31, one genomic interval encodes:
- a CDS encoding cytochrome c oxidase assembly protein produces the protein MAFGVPRAWQLAGLGALILGLVAALLFSGAAAAREVSDPGALVRWGLPVSKTIHNVSLAAVIGGLIFAAGILPHKVGGSRSKEADAPEHPAFTRALAIAAAAGVAWTLSAIAVLVLTYSDVAGQGVSGDAEYTRALVFFMTDIETGRAWLAVTIIAAVVTTALFGVRSLTGLAFTLLLALIGLVPTALIGHSASSNDHEGAINSLGLHLVGVSVWVGGIILLALLSGILAPRNAATAARSGQSGQAGHLSQPASQEITEPVLRRFSSLAGFAFALVFASGVINASIRVTSWTDLFGSAYGQLILAKSAATLVLGGIGFMHRQWVIPQLTRAGSALSARRVLWQLILIELLIMGATSGIAVALGRSAPPEPTSYAPDASPAFILSGYELPPELTPERWVTEWRLDWLWVAVAVFGLASYLLGVAKVRARGDKWPWFRTVPWIIGLLVLTYITSGPPSVYGRVLFSAHMVDHMALTMVAPIFLVLGAPVTLALRALPARKDGSRGLREWLLLFVHSKFSQVVTHPLFAAANFAGSIVLFYYSDLFSFAMREHVGHELMNLHFALTGYIFVLSMIGSDPLPRRAPYPLRLLLLLATMGFHAFFGVAIMGGTNLLAADYFGNLGRSWGGSALQDQQMGGAVAWGIGEVPTLLVAIGVAIMWSKSDERETRRTDRAADRNNDADLTAYNDMFAKLAERDAKLAERNSKLEGR, from the coding sequence GTCCGGTGGGGGCTGCCGGTCAGCAAAACCATCCACAACGTCTCGCTGGCCGCCGTCATCGGCGGGCTCATTTTCGCCGCGGGCATTCTGCCGCACAAGGTCGGCGGATCCCGGTCGAAGGAGGCCGACGCCCCGGAACACCCGGCCTTCACCCGCGCCCTTGCCATCGCGGCCGCTGCAGGCGTGGCGTGGACGTTGTCGGCCATCGCCGTGCTGGTCCTTACCTACTCGGATGTAGCTGGGCAGGGAGTCTCCGGGGACGCCGAGTACACCCGCGCCCTCGTTTTCTTCATGACAGACATCGAAACCGGGCGCGCCTGGCTGGCCGTCACGATCATCGCCGCCGTGGTGACAACCGCCCTCTTCGGAGTCCGTTCACTGACAGGCCTGGCATTCACGCTGCTGCTGGCACTGATCGGCCTGGTCCCCACCGCGCTGATTGGCCACTCCGCCAGCTCCAACGACCATGAAGGCGCCATCAACTCCCTGGGCCTGCACCTGGTAGGGGTCAGCGTCTGGGTGGGCGGCATCATCCTGCTGGCCCTCCTCTCCGGCATCCTCGCCCCGCGCAACGCGGCCACCGCCGCCCGTAGCGGCCAGAGCGGCCAGGCCGGCCACCTGTCCCAGCCGGCAAGCCAGGAAATCACCGAACCGGTCCTCCGCCGGTTCTCCTCCCTTGCTGGCTTCGCCTTTGCGCTGGTCTTCGCCTCGGGCGTCATCAACGCCAGCATCCGGGTGACCAGCTGGACAGACCTGTTCGGCTCGGCCTACGGCCAGCTGATCCTCGCCAAGTCCGCTGCCACATTGGTACTGGGCGGGATCGGCTTCATGCACCGGCAGTGGGTCATCCCGCAGCTGACCCGCGCGGGATCGGCCCTGTCTGCCCGCCGCGTACTGTGGCAGCTGATTCTCATCGAACTCCTCATCATGGGCGCCACGTCCGGGATCGCAGTCGCACTGGGCCGCTCGGCGCCGCCGGAGCCCACCAGCTATGCCCCTGACGCCTCGCCAGCATTCATTCTCTCCGGCTACGAGCTGCCACCCGAGCTGACGCCCGAACGCTGGGTCACCGAATGGCGCCTGGACTGGCTCTGGGTCGCCGTGGCCGTCTTCGGCCTGGCGTCCTATCTCCTGGGCGTGGCCAAGGTCCGCGCACGCGGGGACAAGTGGCCCTGGTTCCGCACCGTGCCCTGGATCATCGGCCTTCTGGTGCTGACCTACATCACGTCGGGACCGCCGTCGGTATACGGCCGGGTACTGTTCTCCGCGCACATGGTGGACCACATGGCCCTCACCATGGTGGCCCCGATCTTCCTGGTGCTCGGTGCCCCCGTGACGCTTGCGCTCCGGGCACTTCCGGCACGGAAGGACGGCTCCCGCGGCCTCCGGGAGTGGCTCCTGCTGTTCGTGCATTCGAAGTTCTCGCAGGTGGTCACCCACCCGCTGTTCGCCGCCGCCAACTTCGCCGGCTCGATCGTGCTTTTTTATTACTCGGATCTGTTCAGCTTCGCGATGCGCGAGCATGTGGGCCACGAGCTGATGAACCTGCACTTTGCCCTGACGGGCTACATCTTCGTGCTCAGCATGATCGGCTCGGACCCGCTGCCCCGGCGTGCGCCGTACCCGCTGCGGCTCCTGCTGCTGCTGGCCACCATGGGCTTCCACGCCTTCTTCGGTGTGGCCATCATGGGCGGCACCAACCTGCTGGCGGCCGACTACTTCGGCAACCTCGGCCGCAGCTGGGGAGGGTCCGCGCTGCAGGACCAGCAAATGGGCGGCGCCGTGGCCTGGGGCATCGGCGAGGTGCCCACGCTGCTGGTGGCGATCGGCGTCGCCATCATGTGGTCGAAATCAGATGAACGCGAAACCCGGCGCACCGACCGGGCCGCGGACAGGAATAATGACGCCGATCTCACCGCTTACAACGATATGTTTGCCAAATTGGCTGAACGCGACGCCAAGCTGGCTGAACGCAACTCAAAGCTGGAAGGACGCTGA
- a CDS encoding NHL domain-containing thioredoxin family protein, which produces MSETVRTHLRVRASELVGRNWLNTGGKSLDLEALRGKIVLLDFWTFCCINCLHVLDELRPLEEKYSDVLVTVGVHSPKFEHEADPVALAAAVERYEIHHPVLDDPELETWKAYTARAWPTLVVIDPEGYIVAHLSGEGHADGLGVLIPELIAEHEARGTLHRGSGPYVAPEPTSGTLRFPGKALYLPSGRGSQSASSAPDGGAAAGSAANGATDAGTWLVTDTGHHRVLELGTDFHTVLNTFGSGEKGHADGAAGTARFNEPQGLVLLPEDVAAKTGYDVVIADSVNHRLRGLSLADGTVTTLVGSGVQRLLETGPARVDEDAAGFTGRLGDHPLDVALSSPWDVVWSSKLNAVVIAMAGVHQIFSYEPLTGDVSIIAGNGLEGLLDGPAHEAWFAQPSGVAEDADGNIWVADSETSALRKLVIDDDGTVTVESAVGKGLFDFGFRDGDASAARLQHPLGVTVLPDGSVAIADTYNGAVRRYDPAAKTVSTLARGLAEPSDVIVDHTQTAGAEPLLVVVEANKHQLVYVPIPKEAQQVDEGASQTHRPKSPVAPGLLELTVRFTAPTGQKLDDRWGDPTQLKISSTPPELIVSGGGTSVGLLRTLELASDVPEGVLHITARAAACDGPETEDGEIPDHAACHLYQQDWGIPVVLQADGDTDLVLDLRGMD; this is translated from the coding sequence ATGAGCGAAACCGTACGCACCCACCTCCGGGTCCGCGCCTCCGAACTTGTAGGCCGCAACTGGCTGAACACCGGCGGCAAGTCTTTGGACCTGGAAGCCCTGCGCGGCAAGATCGTGCTCCTGGACTTCTGGACCTTCTGCTGCATCAACTGCCTCCATGTGCTGGACGAACTCCGGCCGCTGGAGGAAAAGTACTCCGACGTCCTGGTCACCGTGGGCGTCCACTCCCCGAAGTTCGAGCACGAGGCCGATCCTGTCGCGCTGGCCGCCGCCGTGGAACGCTACGAAATCCACCACCCGGTCCTGGACGACCCCGAACTGGAAACCTGGAAGGCCTACACGGCCCGCGCCTGGCCCACACTGGTGGTCATTGACCCCGAGGGCTACATCGTGGCGCACCTGTCAGGCGAAGGCCACGCTGACGGCCTCGGCGTGCTCATTCCCGAGCTGATTGCCGAGCACGAGGCCCGCGGTACCCTCCACCGCGGCAGCGGCCCCTACGTGGCCCCGGAGCCGACGTCCGGAACCCTGCGGTTCCCGGGCAAGGCCCTCTACCTGCCGTCCGGCCGTGGTTCGCAGTCCGCCAGTTCCGCGCCCGACGGCGGTGCTGCCGCCGGCAGCGCTGCAAACGGTGCCACTGACGCCGGCACCTGGCTGGTCACCGACACCGGGCACCACCGCGTCCTGGAGCTCGGCACCGACTTCCACACCGTGCTGAACACCTTCGGTTCCGGGGAGAAGGGCCACGCCGACGGCGCCGCCGGCACCGCCCGGTTCAACGAACCGCAGGGTCTTGTCCTGCTGCCGGAAGACGTGGCAGCCAAGACGGGCTACGACGTCGTAATTGCCGACTCCGTCAACCACCGCCTGCGGGGGCTGTCGCTGGCGGACGGTACCGTCACCACGCTCGTTGGCAGCGGCGTGCAGCGGCTCCTCGAGACCGGTCCCGCGCGCGTGGACGAGGACGCGGCCGGTTTCACCGGGCGCCTGGGGGACCATCCCCTGGATGTCGCCCTCAGCTCGCCGTGGGACGTTGTCTGGTCCAGCAAGCTGAACGCCGTGGTGATCGCCATGGCCGGCGTGCACCAGATCTTCAGCTACGAACCGCTCACCGGGGACGTCTCGATCATCGCCGGCAACGGGCTGGAAGGCCTGCTGGACGGGCCCGCCCACGAGGCATGGTTCGCGCAGCCATCAGGTGTGGCCGAGGACGCTGATGGAAATATCTGGGTGGCCGACTCCGAGACCTCTGCCCTGCGCAAGCTGGTGATCGACGACGACGGCACCGTCACCGTCGAATCCGCCGTGGGCAAGGGGCTCTTCGACTTCGGGTTCCGCGACGGCGACGCCTCCGCGGCGCGCCTGCAGCACCCGCTGGGCGTCACGGTGCTGCCTGACGGGTCCGTGGCGATCGCCGATACCTACAACGGTGCGGTGCGCCGCTACGACCCCGCTGCCAAAACCGTCTCCACGCTGGCGCGCGGCCTGGCCGAGCCGTCCGACGTGATCGTCGATCACACCCAGACAGCCGGCGCCGAGCCGCTGCTGGTGGTGGTCGAGGCGAACAAGCACCAGCTCGTGTACGTGCCCATCCCCAAGGAAGCACAGCAGGTGGATGAGGGCGCTTCCCAGACGCACCGGCCCAAGAGCCCCGTGGCGCCCGGCCTGCTGGAGCTCACGGTCCGCTTCACGGCACCCACCGGCCAGAAGCTCGACGACCGCTGGGGCGACCCCACCCAGCTGAAGATCTCCTCCACCCCGCCGGAGCTCATCGTGTCCGGCGGCGGGACCTCTGTTGGCCTGCTCCGCACGCTGGAACTGGCCTCCGACGTTCCGGAGGGCGTGCTGCACATTACCGCCCGGGCAGCCGCCTGCGACGGCCCGGAAACCGAGGACGGCGAGATTCCGGACCACGCGGCCTGCCACCTCTACCAGCAGGACTGGGGCATCCCCGTGGTGCTGCAGGCCGACGGCGACACCGACCTGGTGCTGGACCTCCGCGGCATGGACTAA